The region GAAATTCAAAGTAAATTCCTAATCTCATCTGATCATGTCTACTATAAAGGTTCTTCTTATCTCACTACTTCTACTATCATTCCTTGTTACTACCGAAGTTGGTTCAACAGCTCTGAAAATGCATGTGATCAAGCCTGGCGAAGGTCTGGTCGCAAGACTTCAGGGAGAAAAGGATGGAGGGCTAATGGACTGTTGGAATGCATTATTAGAGTTGAAATCCTGCACGAATGAAATCATACTTTTCTTTCTTAACGGAGACAGCTACTTGACAATGGAGTGTTGCAGAGCCATTCGTGTCATCACTTATGGGTGCTGGCCTTCAATGCTTACTTCTCTTGGCTTCACGTCTGAAGAAGGTGATATTCTTAAAGGTTATTGTGGTGGCTCGCCTCTGCCACAACCTGTTATGCTTGAAGGTCTACATGTATGAGATGATGTAATATATATGCGCTTTAATAATGTTTAAAATAAAAACTCCAAGGTGATATGAGTCTTGAATTATGAAGAAAGTTTCTGTTTATGTTAAACCTAAGTGCTTCTTACATACTTGTTATTGTGATGGTGTTCATCATCTATTCTTGATTATTTTAAATTTAGTAAGTCAAATTACCACCAAGTTGCCTGTTTGCTTTTGGATGACTATGAAAATTCAATCAAGTTTGGTTCGTTTTTGTTAATTAACATTGTGTATTAACATAATAACATTCCAAATTCATGTTAGGCTTCTGTCTATTGGCAATTCAATTTCGGCTTATGAGCTTACAAAAAATTGTAATGCTCATTGAATATGATAAATCTGTTGTTATTTGTTTGAGCATATGTTACTTGTTACTTCTTGATGGATATATTGTTA is a window of Lactuca sativa cultivar Salinas chromosome 1, Lsat_Salinas_v11, whole genome shotgun sequence DNA encoding:
- the LOC111906515 gene encoding egg cell-secreted protein 1.2; the protein is MSTIKVLLISLLLLSFLVTTEVGSTALKMHVIKPGEGLVARLQGEKDGGLMDCWNALLELKSCTNEIILFFLNGDSYLTMECCRAIRVITYGCWPSMLTSLGFTSEEGDILKGYCGGSPLPQPVMLEGLHV